The segment taaataaagaaaagaacttaATAAGATGAGGTGAGCCACAATGAAAGAAAGAACTAAACCAAACAATGCGATGTgagggaaagaagaaaaaaaaatcaagaataatGAAGCCTCAAGAGTAGGTGATCATGAGAGGACAAAAGAAATAAGTTGACTATGTGAACTTGTGAAGTGCTTTTACGAGGGTGGATTGGGAAATGGGTAAAGCGAGTTACTAGGAACTTCCAAGAAGGTTTCTTCTTTACAAATACCCCCacatgttagttttttttttaaatttttttaataatagaaaTTTGTTAATAACAATATGCTCACttgagatttttctttaaaaaaatatatgaaattcattattttatataaaaacaatatatatacatatagcaataaatttgaaactacaAGTAGAAATAgagtatcaaaattttttgttataatggaCAAACTGGAATAAGGTTCAAAATGATATTCATAACATTTGCTTACGTAATGCCTTCATAATTCAAATCATTAGTCGCAAATCTGTGCGTTAAGTGTGATAATTTTTTCCCGAGtgatttcaatatatatatatatatatatatatattaaaccttacataacacttttttttaaacctttacacacacacacacacatattataATGTGAATCTTTACATATATCTTTaagtaaattatatatattccaCTTCATTAGATGCGTAAAACCATAGAGTACTACTTCATGCTGATagttgctaattttttttttttttttaataatgtcaTTTATAACGCTTCTTACCATTATATGTTTACTAACTGATGATTTGCATAATAAAGACGTTAAATGAAAGACAACATCgttcattagattttcaaaaagtaacggtgtatgaaatatatatatatatatatatatatatatataaggttaaatgaaatgtcaaaaaaaagattttaaattttctaaatttattttttatgtaatttctattattattggAGAACATCACTTTTTGTGTTATGATTGGAAATATGGTTTTCATGATTAaattttgattagttttaagtttaaatttagtactatgattgtatttaattttttattattaatttagtgTTTTAAGTGAACgtaacaatttatttttctacactctaaagtttttaatattctttGTGTGGacatctctattttattttttacttctccttatAGCCTCTTTACTATCTCTCTCCATTGGCAACCTATCGGTTTCCAAAActtgatgatgattctatggcattaaatatgcattattagtttcTTTATGTTATATTTGGTTTAATAtcctcattaattttttttatttaactatttctaaattgacatttgttttgtattccatttttcctttaatgTATTAGTTGTGAGAATGAGTATTTCCCTAGCATTACTCAACTTTATGAGGATAActttatttatcaaatttaggtaaaatattaaatgtttaattttttaatataaaaaaggagaggaaatataaataatgtaatgatatggaggatgtagctaaatttaaatgttgaataaattaatatgggaattgggaagaaaaaaaagtaaaaataaaagatataacaataaaaaccGAATTATCAAAAGTATACTATGTaatatgtaataataattttttctatactatctttaattttttataatgcaatatgatatcATTCAACAATcaaagtgaacaaaaaaaaaatcaccataaaacacaaaactaattCGCACCAAcctaaaataaagttataaaaaacacaaaaatttatcaacctaaaacaaatatgcaagaaaattttttaaaattcaccaaaaaattgagagagaaataaattttttttttttttttttttttgtgagggaaaattgtgcatagaatggaagagtgaatgacaaatttatgctaagaggatgataataagaagaaacaaaataaaagaagataaaggaaaagagaaagagtaATATTAAGGTAGGGgtttggggagatgaaaaggtaaagggaATAAGAAAagttggagaaagtgtaaaatattaaattttttatttttttaaataaaaaagatgagaaaatataaataatttaaagataTATAGGATCTCATCTTCTTtcaatgttgaataaaataagacgagaagaagaaaaaaagcaaaaataaaggatgtaacaataaacactaaattatcaaaatcatgctacgtaatagaataatattattttttatatactttctttaattctttataatgcaataataggataacatttaacaatcaaagagaacaccaaaaaaaaaaaaaaaaaaaaaaaacccttaaaacacaaaaataaatctcatcaacccaaattagagttctaaaataacacaaaaatttatctacctaaagcagagatgcaagaaaaataaaaagatccaccaaaaaattgagagagagagagagataactttttttttgtgggggaaaactatgcaaagaatggaagGGAGGATGATAAATTTACAGTAAGGggatgtaaataaaaaaaaaaaaaagacaaaataaaagaagacaaagagaaagatgaatagtgatattaaggtagagggtagtggggagataaaattgtaagagagagagagagaaaggttaaagaatatgtaaatattaaataataaaaaaagtgaatgttaaacaaaatatataagaaaattggaaaaaaagaaaaagaaaaaagataatgacatGAACACTAATGTGGTTTaactcctgataatagctctttaccAGTAGAGTTAATTGAAACTCaccagcttttagatatatatatatatatatatatatatatatacattacaGTAAAGTACCAAAAATCAATGGACTATCAACtagttttcatgttttttttttttttttttttttgagctataGTTTTCACTAGTTAAAGGTTACAAATTAAGAAGTAATACTATATTGTATATAGTTAGAGCTTGCGAAGATATATGTACCTGCATCAGAACACCTAAAGTAACCACAAAAGCGTAAGGAATAGGTTCAACACCAATCCATTCCTCATCCTTGAAGACTTCAAGCCCATATACATCACTTTGAAGAAGAATATTAATGACAATAGGGTCTCTATGTTTGCATAAACCCAAGGTTAAACTTGGGTCTGGGCATGGTGGATAGTGATTGACCAACAGTGCTTGATTTTCACAAAGTTCACTGCTAAAATGATCGGGGTTGAGTCCCAAGCCTTGAGCAATGAACTCCAAAATCCTAAAGACCACCTTCCTTAATTCAGCTGTATATGTCGCAACAACTTCTCTGAAAAAGGTTACATGAAACATCATGATGTTGTTCATTTCTGTTCTTATGTGTATATCAAGCCACTACTTGGAAagggtaaaaactaaaaagcatGAAAGAACAAATTAACATGTCTATGACTATGAGGATTTACCGATATTTAGGTGGCTTTTCAGGCCAAAATTGGATGTATTTCTCTAGAGGATTACACTGGTGTAACAATCCATCCCTCCAGAAGTGATACTTTTCAGTTGCATAATTATGACCGCTTGTATACATGTAGCAGCTCTTATCGGGGTCCTTCGAAGTTTCGATTGCCTTGTCCTCGGCAGATAATGCATGAAACTCCTTAAAAACACCCATGGCCTCATCTATTAAGTTGCTAGGGACTCCATGGTTGATCACCTATTAGATGGTACAAATCATAGCATAACACAAATGtatcaaatatgaaaaaagtTACCGAGCATCACTCGGGAATAAATCACTGTCtgataaaagaataaaagaaaagatgtgTGGGTGGAACCTGAAACATTCCAAACTCTTGGCTAGCTTCCAAAATCTGTTGAAGTATATCGGTTTGATCATGAGCCCCAAGATCAACCACTGGAATATTTTTGCCTTGAGGGAGCATCCCTGGTCTATCTCCTGGTCTATCTTCTGGTGGGAGTATATACGATTCTGGCAAGGATCGATCATTGCACCAGCTTGAAACAAGGTGCTCCATGGCTTACAACTCAAATCTCTCagaggaagaaggaaatgtCTATGGTGTGGATGGAACATCGACCACAAATATGCCAATAAAAGCATCCACTACAAGTTGCTGACTAAAAGTACCATAATACAATGTACACacgttttttttcttctaaatgtCACTATCTCAACTATAGAGCATCATTCTATCATATAATATCACGACAAAAAGTAGAGGCTCCATTGGTATTCTCCATGATGAAGAATTGTTTAAAGTCTACGAAAAATTATCACTCCATGGGCGCCTTTGATTACGTAACCATTATGATTTTTCAAACACATGCCATActtaataatgaaataaatCCTAATCAAGCATGTGAAAAAGATTTCTATCATTAAATAACAAActtcaataataaaattttattaaaataaactttTCAACTTTTGGTAGATAGCTTGTAGCTGtcaaaactaaaagaaatatatCGTGTGAATATAAGACAACTTATATCAGGTCCAATTATCAAagattttaaaatgaaaaaggtTTTCTTCTAAATCAGTTTGAAGAAATCTCTTTCTTCAatacacaaaaatttataagactatctacatttaaacaagttataaaaataattaaaaaattttataaaaaaattaaaaatatcatatgactaaaatgtaagaaaaatataaggaaaaaaaaaatatttgagattAAATCAAGCAGACCAAGTGCAAAATGGAAGAGAAAACTTATCGATGGTTGGGAACCGAGGCGTGGAACTTAATCCATTGTCCTAAAAAGTGATTTCGCCCTATTAGATGCAGTTTATTCTTGGCGCGTTATGGCTCCATAGATCACCCCCAAGATTCACCAGTAAGCTTTGGTTGTATGTGCTCACATACCAAAACTTTGAACTCATCTTAATGCCCAAAAGAATGAAGGAACTCGtgatagagatagagaaaacATGTTAAGGGAAAGGTTGATAGgaataacaaattaacaatacACATTTTAGAATCCGCCTTGATGGAAGTCAGCCATATTTTGAATTCTTGATTGCCTCCAAAAGCTACTAATGATATTTAGGAAATTTCCATGAATTCGAGATGTGCTGGATCATAAAGGAAAGTGCCCAATTTATGTGAAATAAGGGAAtgcataaaagagaaaaaagttgGACCTTTCTTCCCTTGCTAATTAGCTTCAGTCTAAGTGTGCGAGTTTGGCTCTAGCTTAAAAACtcaacttattttacaattcagtttatttttgctactctTTATAGGCcctccactgcactttttggtactgtTCATTAGtgtcactgtactatttca is part of the Quercus robur chromosome 9, dhQueRobu3.1, whole genome shotgun sequence genome and harbors:
- the LOC126698543 gene encoding hyoscyamine 6-dioxygenase-like, with product MEHLVSSWCNDRSLPESYILPPEDRPGDRPGMLPQGKNIPVVDLGAHDQTDILQQILEASQEFGMFQVINHGVPSNLIDEAMGVFKEFHALSAEDKAIETSKDPDKSCYMYTSGHNYATEKYHFWRDGLLHQCNPLEKYIQFWPEKPPKYREVVATYTAELRKVVFRILEFIAQGLGLNPDHFSSELCENQALLVNHYPPCPDPSLTLGLCKHRDPIVINILLQSDVYGLEVFKDEEWIGVEPIPYAFVVTLGVLMQIISNGKLKGAVHRVVTNSNLARTTATFGLHPLYETLIEPAEALVDASNPALCKSFSYKDFMIKYRAAASYGTALEEFLSGTPD